The genomic stretch TAGGTGGAATACTTCAGCCTTGCTCCACCCAATTTCTCACTAAAGAATGCAATAGGTCGTTTTCTTGGATTAGAAcagctccaactccaactccgctaGCGTCGCATTCAACTTCGAACAATTTGTCAAAGTTGGGCAAAGCTATAATAGGTGTTGAACACAACTTATCTTTGATCTCATCAAATGCTTTTTGTGCACTTGGATTCCACACAAACTCTCCTTTCTTTGTTAGCTCGGTGATAGGTGCAACAATAGAGCTAAAATTCCGATTGAACCTTCGATAAAACGAAGCCAATCCATGAAAACTCCTAACTTCAGTGGTTGTTTTATGAATAGGCCACGATCGAATTGCTTCCACCTTTGAAGGATCAATGCTCACTCCTTCTTCTCCAACAATGTAACCAAGAAAGGTCACACTGGGCACCATGAacatacatttattgagctttcCATAAAGTGTCGGTTCACTTAGCTTCTCAAATACCTTCCTCAAATCCTCCAAGTGTTGTTCCTTATTTTTGCTGTAAATAAGAATGTCGTCAAGATAAACAATAACAAACTTATTAAGAAATGGCTTTAGGACCTAATTCATAAGTCGCATGAAAGAACTAGGAGCATTgcataacccaaatggcataacaagccactcatacaacccTCTAATACCATTGGCCAATAGTACATTATAAAAGAAGTATTAACATGACCGTCATATGTTCAGACAAAGAGAGTTAATATAGCATGTGAGTAATATAATGATAATATAACATTATACGGGCGAGAATACTATACAATAATCACTatattattacttatttctacgacgaaggatcccgaaatcataccttatttTATCGAGAAAACCTAGTTATTAGGAAATAATAGTGAACTTTTATGTGTTAATTCATTAGAATGAAATGAATGGTGATGGGCTTATTTATAGCCAAACATATGGTCGGTGTATCAAATTAGTGTAGAAGTTGGATTTCACTTCATCTTTCTTAGTAACTAAGAAACGTATCTTACTCCATTGCACACATGGATAACCATAAACATACTTATCTAAAAACATGCAAAATATCCAAACCATAATATGATTATAATATTATAATAttgtaataattaaataatattaatagtACATAATGAGTTACAATATATACAACTGATTATTATTCATATTGCACCATATAACGATGACATATTTAAGAGTAATAACAAGACTCGTAAATTAAACGATTTTTTTTCCAGGATATTACactttatccttataaatcacaaattatctagttttaattaagttacatttaactcggaaaaaccaaaccgattattcatgcaacaccaaagctctcataccaattgttaggttcatatacccttattagactcatctaatcattttataaattacccttAATTTATTtactagtggatctagttgcatgtataacaaaatgaacataaataaggagaaaatcacaTTTCTTACATTGTGTATGGTTCgaattattgggcacaagtaaggtctcctacctttactTTTTCTTGAGCTCAAATAAtttgggatgatcctccaagatcttcaAGTCTCAAGCATAGAGACGCTCcttttagttgcacccaagacaaaccCAAACACTAATACAATATGTATTAGTAACcttaaatattaattctaatgttattattattaatactctAGTAATATGATTGCATTATTAGAATTATTGAACAAGTTTTTAGTATAAAACCattttttttgagagaaaagaGTATAAATGAGATTTTTCATAAGaataagaatgaatgatgaatgaaACTCCACACTAGAATATAAAGTAAGGGGGGCACCAGTTTTGTCACCTCATGGGAAGGGTAATGtcttttctttttgtcttatcaAAGACAATAGACTACCTTAGGTGTgtaagattaatcatgttgtctTTTTGCATGAAAAAGATAAACCATCATTACCCTAAAACCACCCATAAAACCGGCTTCCTTATGCTAATatggacttccattttacaatttgtattttgtcaattgtaatgtgTGACACGTGACAAGTAACATACCATTAGAaatttaaatgcatatttaactaattaaatatcattttaaatcaAATAATTACATTTAGCAAATTAataagtaattcacaattacatgtatataaaatgggtcatattaagtctagttaatataatctacaacatcttctaattataattaactaatcattcttatctcaaatgtttcataaacattaatcaattttagtaatacaacatattaattattaaattgaatcttatttaatcacattacaatcttatatatatatatatatatatatatatatatatatatatatatatatatatatatatatatatatatatatatataaaaagctGGTTAGAAGAATCGTGGATTGACACGCGGCAGATGAAATATTTAATACAAAATTGATTATTAATTTGCGTATACTTCATGTTATAATAAAGTTGTAGAAAAATTAGGGATTAATTAATACATGACATTAACTACAAGCCAATAATTTCCACATTCTTCATGTTATTTGTATTTGGACGTAAACAAATATTGTAAAATGATGAAATACATTGCATAAGATAAATATGCTAAAAAAATTACATTGGAAAATTACACGCATTTATAAATGACCCTATCTCCTAAATGTAGTTGTATATAGAAGTCaaagttcaatgatatacatactTGCTTCAAAAATAAATTGTACGTACTCAAGTTCAATGACCAACTAAAAAGAACAATTAAATGTATCTAAAAGTCAAAGTtcaatgcaaactaaaaagaacAATTAAATGTATAAGCATGTTCCACTATTTTTGTGCAGAAATAATAGATAGATTCATTGTACGTATTTAATTTACATTCACTTACTATTTACCGAGGATGTAAAGTTTGTACATAAATACTAGGTACATGTTGCTTGAGATTTCATGCATGGAAatcatttccttatttttttccCCTTTCTTGCACTCAGACACATAAATTGAGTAGTACACATAAAATCAATTTTGTCTATTGTCAAATTTATAGTAAATTAATAACCTATACCAAGCTTAAAATTCATATTGGAGTTATTGGATCACAATTCATGAAGATAAAAATAACCATGATGCGCATAAGTAAGTATTCAACAACTCTTACTTGATTTAAGTTATTCTAGAAATAAGATGTTGAAAGTAGCAACAAAATTTAATCCCATGTTATATTTAGTTGTTTTCATTAGTCTTCATTATGCATTGTCGTGAATCGTGATTGCTCGCTCCTTGGGTTAGGGCTGATTTATATGAGGCATTTCATGGACTTTGAATAGCTTTTGAGATTGGAATAAAGCATCTGATCTTTGAGTCAAATTTGAAGTTGTGGTTAAATTACTTCAAGCAGCATCCCGCCTATGGCCTACCCGAGATTTCTATTTGGTAACCAAATGCCAAGCATATCGGAGAAATAACAGATACTTAAAATGTGAAATTGACTTATATTTATAGAGAAACAAATGGACTAGCTGACAAGTTGGCGAACATTGCCAATTTGCAATACAAAAATAGGAAGAGTACAAGGAGTTTGAGACTCCACCAAATCTAATCATATAGTTTTATTCAAAGGCTTAGTGGGTTTGGCTAGGGTGCGTTATTAATTATGTATTTACTTCCCTTTCATTTGTaccaaataaagaaaataaagacaCTAACGAGATTCAACATTATTGAAGCCACAAAACATAAGGAATAGTAGATACAATTAAGGAAAAATGGCAAACTACTACCTATTATAGTTAGTAATTTTCAAAATACTACATAATATACTTAATTTTTCAAAATACTACCTATATAATTACAACTCTTCTCAAATTGCTaccaaataagctaaattaggtCATAATTGAGGTTAAATTATCAAAAAATATGAAATTAATATAGTAtattgatgcggtcgtttctacaccaaaaataaaatacctaaattactgctaacagaagtcagcggcaagtagggtcgatctccacagggaggcggtgtactatctatttgtctatttatctgtctaatgtcacaaatgGGGGTGAATTGATTTAACTATACTAATGATTAAAGCAagggaaataaaaaggagaaattaacagaagaaaaggaagtatgctaggagtcggtccaccgtggcagctatcagatctattatatcatgaatattaaggcgattagactattgataagaagagctatggtcgtcacctttcggtccttaaaccgccctagagtgtaaacagcttaactttcgccctcactgcaataccctattgtaattaagcaagccttcccttccaatctttcgatctaggtcggggttaactaaatttatggtctcctgcatgcattcattcgaccggataacagttaaattgcctaatacaattcctatcgcaagactaatctatttaatacagttaaggcatcgctaccacggcttccctaatcctaacataccaaggggaaattagctagacatgggaatgggggaaacaagaataaaagaaataaaaacaataaacattaaataattaaagaaaag from Silene latifolia isolate original U9 population chromosome 2, ASM4854445v1, whole genome shotgun sequence encodes the following:
- the LOC141640876 gene encoding putative mitochondrial protein AtMg00860, which gives rise to MAWLGGRGIGGDLTWWDFGDGGEFKWVLKPFLNKFVIVYLDDILIYSKNKEQHLEDLRKVFEKLSEPTLYGKLNKCMFMVPSVTFLGYIVGEEGVSIDPSKVEAIRSWPIHKTTTEVRSFHGLASFYRRFNRNFSSIVAPITELTKKGEFVWNPSAQKAFDEIKDKLCSTPIIALPNFDKLFEVECDASGVGVGAVLIQENDLLHSLVRNWVEQG